The Arachis duranensis cultivar V14167 chromosome 2, aradu.V14167.gnm2.J7QH, whole genome shotgun sequence genome has a window encoding:
- the LOC107475891 gene encoding autophagy-related protein 18g codes for MIMKKGKGKNNGLLPSSLRIISSCLKTVSTNASTVASTVRSAGASVAASISAAAEDHKDQVTWAGFDTLELDSSASKRVLLLGYLNGFQVLDVDDASSFTELVSKRDGPVSFLQMQPLPVGSGDQEGFRKSHPLLLVVAGDDTESINQNGSHVGVGRDGKVEIPSRNSINSATAVRFYSLKSHSYVHLLRFRSTVCMIRCSSKIVAVGLASQIYCFDASTLENKFSVLAYPVPQLSGQGPVAVNMGYGPMAVGPRWLAYASNNPLPVNVGCLSPQNRSPSPGVSPSTSPGSGNLVARYAMESSKHFAAGILKYCHELLPDGSSSPVPPNLGWRAVRATGLEMDSAGMVTIKDFVSRAIISQFKAHSSPISALCFDPSGTLLVTASIYGNNINIFRIMPLCTHKGSGLPSYDWSSSHAHLYKLHRGITPAMIQDICFSHYSQWIAIVSSKGTCHIFVLSPFGGDTGFQVINSQSKEPSLLPILSLPWWSTSSLLSYQQPLPPPAPVVLSVVSRIKYSSFGWLNTVNSSTANASGKVFVPSGAIAAIFHNSLSYSQQLVNSKGKPLEHLMVYTPSGHVVQHELVPSLGPEPSESGSRVQSASIMHMQEDEFRVKVEPIQWWDVCRRSEWPERGDPCGNTSDRQDVDKVQEKICSGGVHGLNILDTSNVGEKMVKPYTGKPEDKFHWYLSHAEVQMNFGSMPVWQKSKICFYTMNSVRTSSIDSGESEIEKISANEVEIRQKELLPVFDHFHSTRPSWSERGILSGEKYFIASPIRNQSEDKQTADVTVICHSKPASLSSTESSDGGSSRRTENLFDLDQVSSPCQILADIHLERLGAINIEPNIEPSAQNKIMLENSSPSDKLKHDERKETIEDASISEGSALLMKRHNADKNNFREVTSTMQNESSWQSFSDDHCDTLGVNGSNMLTEVGTDDVDSSSSHHETEQPEEDDDKDEMIGGFFVLSE; via the exons ATGATTATGAAGAAAGGGAAGGGGAAGAACAACGGCTTGTTACCGAGTTCGTTGAGGATAATCTCGTCGTGCTTGAAGACGGTTTCCACCAATGCCAGCACCGTCGCCTCCACCGTCCGCTCCGCCGGTGCCTCCGTCGCCGCTTCTATCTCCGCCGCTGCTGAGGATCATAAGGATCAG GTTACTTGGGCTGGTTTTGATACACTAGAGCTTGATTCATCTGCGTCTAAACGAGTTCTTTTACTTGGTTATCTGAATGGATTTCAAGTACTTGACGTGGACGATGCCTCTAGTTTTACTGAACTGGTTTCAAAGCGCGATGGCCCAGTTTCTTTCTTACAGATGCAACCTTTACCTGTTGGCTCTGGTGACCAGGAAGGATTCAGAAAATCACATCCTTTATTGCTGGTTGTTGCTGGGGATGACACTGAAAGCATTAACCAAAATGGTAGTCATGTTGGTGTGGGAAGAGATGGTAAGGTGGAGATTCCATCTAGAAACAGTATCAACTCTGCAACAGCTGTTCGGTTTTATTCTTTGAAGTCTCACAGTTACGTTCATTTACTGAGATTTCGATCCACCGTGTGCATGATCAGATGCAGTTCGAAGATAGTAGCTGTTGGTCTTGCCAGCCAA ATATACTGCTTTGATGCATCAACACTTGAGAATAAATTCAGCGTCCTCGCCTATCCTGTTCCTCAGTTATCTGGACAAGGACCAGTAGCTGTTAATATGGGTTATGGTCCAATGGCTGTGGGTCCAAGGTGGCTAGCATATGCTTCCAATAATCCTCTGCCCGTAAATGTAGGATGCTTAAGCCCACAAAATCGAAGTCCTTCTCCAGGAGTTAGTCCATCGACATCCCCAGGTAGTGGTAATTTGGTTGCTCGTTATGCAATGGAGTCCAGTAAACATTTTGCTGCTGGAATACTCAAATATTGTCACGAGCTGCTTCCTGATGGTTCTAGTTCTCCAGTGCCTCCAAATTTAGGCTGGAGAGCCGTTAGGGCTACAGGACTTGAGATGGATAGTGCAGGAATG GTAACTATTAAGGATTTTGTCTCTAGAGCTATTATCTCACAATTTAAGGCTCACTCAAGTCCTATATCTGCACTGTGTTTTGATCCTAGTGGGACCCTTCTGGTCACTGCATCTATATACGGGAATAATATTAACATCTTTCGGATAATGCCATTGTGCACACACAAAGGTTCAGGGCTTCCAAGCTATGACTGGAGTTCATCTCATGCGCATCTCTATAAACTTCATCGTGGAATAACACCAGCT ATGATCCAGGACATCTGTTTTAGCCATTATAGTCAGTGGATTGCAATTGTCTCATCCAAGGGAACTTgtcatatttttgttttgtcaCCTTTTGGAGGTGATACAGGCTTCCAAGTTATCAATTCTCAGAGCAAAGAACCCTCATTACTTCCAATTTTGAGTCTACCTTGGTGGTCTACTTCATCGTTACTTTCTTATCAGCAACCGTTGCCTCCTCCAGCACCTGTTGTCCTTTCAGTGGTTAGCCGTATAAAATATAGCAGTTTTGGATGGCTTAATACTGTTAATAGTTCTACTGCAAATGCATCAGGAAAAGTTTTCGTCCCATCTGGTGCCATTGCTGCCATTTTTCACAATTCTTTATCTTACTCACAGCAGCTTGTTAACTCAAAAGGAAAACCCTTAGAGCATTTGATGGTATATACACCATCTGGTCATGTGGTCCAGCATGAACTTGTGCCTTCTTTAGGTCCAGAACCTAGTGAAAGTGGTTCAAGAGTCCAGTCTGCTTCTATTATGCATATGCAAGAGGATGAGTTCAGAGTAAAAGTTGAACCTATTCAATGGTGGGATGTATGTAGAAGGTCAGAATGGCCGGAAAGAGGGGACCCTTGTGGGAATACCTCTGATCGACAAGATGTTGATAAAGTTCAAGAGAAAATATGTTCTGGTGGTGTCCATGGATTGAATATTTTGGATACAAGTAATGTTGGGGAAAAGATGGTGAAACCTTATACAGGGAAGCCTGAAGACAAATTTCACTGGTATCTATCTCATGCAGAGGTGCAAATGAATTTTGGAAGTATGCCAGTTTGGCAAAAGTCAAAG ATTTGCTTCTACACAATGAATTCCGTGCGAACTAGTTCAATTGACAGTGGAGAGTCTGAAATCGAAAAGATCTCTGCTAATGAAGTTGAAATAAGACAGAAGGAGTTGTTGCCTGTTTTTGATCATTTTCACAGCACCAGACCAAGCTGGAGCGAGAG AGGCATACTTTCCGGAGAGAAATATTTTATCGCATCTCCAATTCGTAATCAAAGTGAAGACAAGCAAACTGCTGATGTGACTGTTATTTGTCACTCAAAGCCAGCATCGTTGAGCTCCACTGAGAGCTCTGATGGAG GTTCATCAAGGAGGACTGAAAATCTGTTTGACCTGGATCAGGTTTCTTCTCCTTGTCAAATACTTGCCGACATCCACTTGGAGAGATTGGGAGCCATAAACATTGAACCAAACATTGAACCGTCCGCGCAAAATAAGATTATGCTGGAAAATTCATCTCCTTCGGACAAATTGAAACATGATGAAAGAAAAGAGACCATAGAAGATGCTAGTATCTCTGAGGGCTCAGCATTGCTCATGAAACGGCATAATGCAGATAAGAACAATTTTAGAGAAGTCACATCAACAATGCAAAATGAATCTTCATGGCAATCTTTCTCAGATGACCATTGCGATACACTTGGGGTCAATGGAAGTAACATGTTAACTGAAGTAGGAACTGATGATGTTGACAGTAGCAGTAGTCACCATGAAACAGAACAGCCTGAGGAGGATGATGATAAGGATGAAATGATTGGTGGCTTCTTTGTCTTGTCGGAATAA
- the LOC107475892 gene encoding histidine-containing phosphotransfer protein 1 isoform X2: MDVLQLQRKLREHQAAMLREGFLDDQFSQLQKLQDESSPDFVIEVVKMFFDDSEKLLNNMTRALGQVPVDFKQVDAHVHQYKGSSASVGAARVKNVCATFRNFCETQNLEG, encoded by the exons ATGGACGTTCTTCAGCTccagaggaagctaagagagcACCAAGCTGCCATGCTTCGAGag GGATTTCTGGATGATCAGTTCAGTCAGCTTCAGAAACTTCAAGATGAGAGCAGTCCTGATTTTGTGATTGAGGTTGTCAAAATGTTCTTTGATGATTCTGAGAAACTTCTCAACAATATGACAAGAGCTTT AGGACAAGTACCTGTGGATTTCAAGCAAGTAGATGCTCATGTTCATCAGTACAAGGGAAGCAGTGCAAG TGTTGGGGCTGCCAGAGTTAAGAATGTCTGTGCCACATTCAGAAATTTTTGTGAGACTCAGAATCTTGAAGGGTAA
- the LOC107475892 gene encoding histidine-containing phosphotransfer protein 1 isoform X1: MDVLQLQRKLREHQAAMLREGFLDDQFSQLQKLQDESSPDFVIEVVKMFFDDSEKLLNNMTRALGQVPVDFKQVDAHVHQYKGSSASVGAARVKNVCATFRNFCETQNLEGCVRCLQQLQQEYSLLKNNLQYLFRLQEEIQAAGGSIPTIE, from the exons ATGGACGTTCTTCAGCTccagaggaagctaagagagcACCAAGCTGCCATGCTTCGAGag GGATTTCTGGATGATCAGTTCAGTCAGCTTCAGAAACTTCAAGATGAGAGCAGTCCTGATTTTGTGATTGAGGTTGTCAAAATGTTCTTTGATGATTCTGAGAAACTTCTCAACAATATGACAAGAGCTTT AGGACAAGTACCTGTGGATTTCAAGCAAGTAGATGCTCATGTTCATCAGTACAAGGGAAGCAGTGCAAG TGTTGGGGCTGCCAGAGTTAAGAATGTCTGTGCCACATTCAGAAATTTTTGTGAGACTCAGAATCTTGAAGG GTGTGTGAGATGTTtacaacaactccaacaagaaTACTCCCTACTCAAGAACAATCTTCAATATTTATTTAGG CTTCAAGAAGAAATCCAAGCTGCTGGTGGTTCAATTCCAACAATAGAATAG
- the LOC107475890 gene encoding probable leucine-rich repeat receptor-like protein kinase At1g35710, with protein sequence MARRKTAVPLFLLCFLHIHFILILNVHAILDPIDFLALQSIRKSLQDMPGSTFFSDWDFTSDPCNFSGVFCDSDRVVSLNLGDPRAGSPGLTGRIDRAIGKLSSLAEFTVVPGRIYGRLPESISDLKNLRFLGISRNFISGEIPSGLGGLRLLRTVDLSFNQLAGVIPPAIGSLPELTNLMLCHNKLTGSTPRFESKTLSRVDLKHNALSGSLGPNHFPPSMLYLSLAWNQLTGPVDQLLNRLDQLNYLDLSLNRFTGPIPGRIFSFPLTNLQLERNQFSGPVRPLDQVSIATVDLSYNRFYGQISPMLASVQNLYLNNNRFTGRVPASFVNRLLDSSIQILYLQHNYLTGIEISPTAVIPLRSSLCLQYNCMVPPVETPCPLRAGKEKTRPIAQCNQLKG encoded by the exons ATGGCGAGGCGAAAGACCGCTGTTCCTCTCTTTCTGCTTTGTTTTCTTCACATTCACTTTATTCTGATTCTGAACGTGCATGCCATTTTGGACCCAATTGATTTCTTAGCTCTTCAATCCATTCGGAAGAGTCTCCAAGACATGCCAGGTTCAACCTTTTTCTCCGATTGGGACTTCACTTCCGATCCCTGCAACTTCTCCGGCGTGTTCTGTGATTCGGACAGGGTTGTTTCTCTTAACCTTGGCGACCCGAGAGCCGGCTCGCCCGGTCTTACCGGTCGGATAGACCGGGCGATTGGGAAACTCTCTTCGCTTGCCGAGTTTACTGTCGTTCCGGGGAGAATCTACGGTAGATTGCCGGAGTCAATTTCCGATTTGAAGAACTTGAGGTTCCTTGGAATCAGCCGGAATTTCATCTCCGGCGAGATTCCGTCAGGGTTGGGTGGTCTCCGGCTGTTAAGGACCGTTGATCTCAGCTTTAACCAGCTCGCCGGAGTAATTCCTCCGGCGATCGGATCTTTGCCGGAGCTTACTAACCTCATGCTCTGCCACAACAAGCTAACCGGTTCAACTCCGCGGTTCGAGTCGAAAACCCTATCCCGGGTTGATTTGAAGCACAATGCTCTATCCGGTTCGCTTGGACCAAACCACTTTCCACCTTCTATGCTGTATTTGTCACTGGCGTGGAACCAGTTGACCGGTCCGGTGGACCAGCTTCTGAACCGGTTGGATCAGCTTAATTACCTTGACCTGAGCCTGAACCGGTTCACGGGGCCAATCCCCGGAAGGATCTTCTCGTTCCCTTTAACGAACCTACAATTGGAGAGGAACCAGTTCTCTGGTCCGGTTAGGCCATTGGATCAG GTCTCAATTGCAACGGTTGATCTAAGCTACAACCGATTTTATGGTCAAATATCGCCGATGCTCGCATCGGTTCAGAACCTATACTTGAACAATAACCGGTTCACGGGGCGAGTTCCTGCTAGCTTCGTGAACCGGTTGTTGGACTCAAGCATTCAGATACTGTATTTGCAGCATAACTACCTGACTGGAATTGAGATTAGTCCAACGGCCGTGATTCCTCTAAGGAGTTCACTGTGTCTTCAGTATAATTGCATGGTCCCTCCCGTAGAGACTCCATGCCCCTTGAGGGCTGGGAAAGAGAAGACAAGGCCTATTGCTCAGTGTAACCAATTGAAAGGATGA